CCACCCTCACTGTCTTTCCCACATCCGGGAGAGTTAGTGTGGAGACGCCCAAAGTGGCTTACCAATCCTAATAATTATAGTCTAAAACCAGGTGTTTCAATTTCATTGCCAAACCCCAGTAGTTCAATTCTGGTTACGGGCAAAAGGAATTTATCAGACCATCGTTTTTCTATTTCTTCAGTTATTCACTACATTTTATAACAAACCACACTTAAATTTATCACCCATAATTAAAATTTCATTTAGTGATTTGCAATTCGCTGTGAACTGCTTCTAACTACATCACCCAGTGAATGTTGGACGTCAGATTACTTTAAACGGTTTTCACACCAAGGTTTCATGTGAAACTAAGAACCATAAAAGGAAATAAGGGTTAGAAGAGAtgacattttaatgtaattatcaTCTGCACCAACCATCATTATAAATACAGACAGAACATGAAGATATGCACGTATTACACACTATAAAACACTAAAATATGTAGATATCTTGTGGTGATGTCAGAGGCTGGGTTTTGCACGTTTCAGTATGCCAGACATCATTGAAATTGGTCTTAACATCACTTgtggggagggcgggggggagaTCTAACTTTAAATACAGTTCATTTGATCCATGGCAGTAACACAGATACAACcctgtataaaaaaaattacccaTGATTCCCGGGGATCTCAGCCATGCTTTTTTCATCATTTAgtgtatttaatgtttaataGTTTAACGCTAAGGGCTTTTATGGTATGACAACAATCAAAAAAGGCCACTAGACaattttttgcttcttttggGAATGAAATTTCCATGCTATAGCTCGTCGTGTGCCATATGAAGCTGTCTGCCGTAGTCAGTGACTTCACTGTTCATGAAGGTCTGCTGATTATCCAGGATCTCCGTCTGGGACAGCATCTCATCACCATTCTGATCCATCTCCTTGATCAGATGCACAGCCTGTTTAAAAGGTTAAGGCAAGTAATGGTACCTCAGGTCATTCATGAATACTGAATCACTGCCAACCTGTACTTCCAGTGGTACAGCCACAGCCTCACAAGTGCAGAGACGTAGTCGACGTACTATAATCTAGCACAGatgtgtcagactccagtcctgtggggctggagccctgtgtagcttagttatTTTTCTgctccaccacaaatgattgagctcaagagctgtgtggtaattagtacaAGGAGTTGTAAGTAATTGAaccaggtgtgttaaatgaagggaaacccaaaaatgtgtagAGCTCTGGCCCTCCAGTACTGGAGTGTGACATCCCTGATCTAGCATAAGCAATTGACATCGTTGAAAGCACTTTGGCATTCCCTCATTTGACCTTGTGTGGAGTTCCATCGCATGACCTCTTGTGGAAGTGCCAAAGCAGGGCTCACCTCTTCTCTGGCGGAAACGTAGCTGTTGGGTGCCACCCACCGTAGCTGCTCTTCGCGGTTTAGCTGACCGTCCTTGTCCTGGTCATACAGCTCCTTAAACCGAACAGTTTCGTCGACCTCCCACTGTGAGGGTTTGTCGTCAGCTTTTATTGGATGCAAAGACATAATCGGTTTACTTTTTCAGGCAGGAAAACCGCACTGATGATGAGCATTGGCAGTGCTTGACAGGAGagtgactgttcacttgccatTCGTTCGGATATCTCCGAGGAATTCCTCTAGACTGATTAATCCATTTCTATCCTTGTCATATTCATGCAGTACGTCCTCAATGGTATAATCCTAAAATTAGAAGGATTCCTGAATGAGATTCAAAAAATATACAATAGTTTATACAATAGTTACCATGGCATAATGTAATATTCTCTTGTAGAAGTATTAAAAGCATCCATTACCAATTAGAACGCACTGTTATATATGGACAGGAGTAACATTACTTCTCCCCATAAGCAACTCATAAGAGTGCAAGAAGAGTCCAACCACATGGTGTTATATGACTTTAAGGTTAATGAATGTGTCTTTCACAGTACTCTGATCTTCTTTGCTTGGTACGATATTCCAAATAATGCATTCATCACAGAAACATTTGGAAATACAGTGATTGACACGGTTTAGTACCAAAAGCAAGTATGTGACAGTTTGATGGCCATCATAACCGAGAGACCAGCAGGACTCACTGCCATGTGGTCCACTTCAGATGGGTGGGTGAATGCCAGGAACTCAGTGAGGTTCAGCCCTGGTATGCCATCAGAATCAGCATGGTCAAAGCGCTTCTTCTCTTTTAAATGAAGCTGGAAACATTAAATGAAGCTGGGGTGTTTAAAAGTCAACAGTACTGTTTGTGTATATACTTAGTTTGTTTTACGACTTCTTATAGTATAATCGTACAAATCTCAGAGACTCCTCTTCAGGGTCTTCTGGAATTTTCCTTTCGTCAAAATCAATGGGATTATCATGCACAAATCTGTTGTATTCATCCCATGAGATGAGGCCATCTCCGTTGGTGTCAAACTCTGGGAACCTTTCCTCCGCATCTTCCAAAGCATATTGCCTGTACACCTTCTGTATCCACAGTGTGACCTCATCTACTGAGCAAAAAATAAGACATCTACGTTAAATCTCTTATGACACACTACGTTTTGGTTTTTTCATTTCAAACTGAAAAAAAGTCTGACACAAATCTATGTTCAGCAAACTACTTCTATTTAAAATTTTCAGTCATGACCTGCAGACAAACGCATATCTGAATTTGTGTCGATCTTCTTCACAATTTCTACCAGCTTctttctctgttcagctgggctaAGCTTTGTCACCTCTTCTTTTTTCTGAACACCAatgataaacaaaaataaacttttaaatatacatatagtttctaaataaatgcttaaaaatTCAACAGACAAGCAACATGCATAATAACCAAACTATAACCACTGGCAAAAAATATGGAATCACTACTCTTGGAGGATGTTCAGTTAGTTGTTTTGCTTTGGAGTCCAAAAAACAAATCACAGATATGACACAAAACTATTTTACCTTACAGCTGAACATTCTGGCTTTGTAAAACATAcctccaaaaaataaaatgacattgcTGCAATTAACGGCACCATCTTTTTTTCAGATCAAGTAGAGGAAAGAATTATGGAATCAAGAACAAAGAAGAACAGAATTAGTGCTAGTACTTTGTTGCACCTCTTCTAGCTTTTATGACAGCTTGAATTCTTTGAGGCATGGACTTCACTAATGAAAAACAATATTCTACATCAATCAGGTACCAAAATTCCCATATAGCAGCTGAGAGATCAGCTTTGCAGGATAGAACCTTGTCCTGTgccattttttttcaatttccaCCATAAATTTTCAATTGGATTGAGATCCGGACTGTTTGCTGGCCATGTCATTGAGTTGATATGCCTTTCTTGAAGAAAAGTTTTAACACTCTTTGCTCGGTGGCAAGATGCATTATCATCCTGAAAAATGACTTCATCATCACCCAACCTACTTTCGATTGATAGAATGAGAAAATTGTCTAAAATTTCAATGTACACCTGTGCATTTACTGTAGAGGTAATGACTGCCATCTGTCCTGGTCCTTTACCTGACATGCAACCCCATATCATGAGTGACTGAGGAAATTTGCTTGTTTTCAGTCATCTTTAATTGTTTCATTGAGATGGCACCAAACAAACATTCCAGCATCACCTCTTTGGCCAATGCAGATTTGGAATTCATCACTGAATACCACTTTCATCCAATCATCCACAGTCCATGACTGCTTCTCTTTAGCCCACTGTAACCTTGTTTTCTTCTGTTTAGGTGTGAATGATGGTTTACGTTTGGCTTTCCTGTACCTAAATCCCATTTGCCTCAGCCGATTTCTTACAGTTCAGTCACAAACATTGGCTCCTGTTTCTGCCCATTTgtctttcatttgttttgttgtgcatTTTCTGTTTTCAAGGCATATTGCTTTAAACCTTCCCATTTTGTTTGTACTTGCTCCAAATTTTAGACACAGCTGACTGGGAACAACAAACATCTTTTGCCACATGTTGATTTACCATCTTGAAGGAGTTTTATAATCCTTTCCATTGTTTCAACTGACAGCTCTCTTTTGGGGCCATGTTTCCTGTCAATCAGCCAGGTGCAACAGCTCATTAAGGTCTGCAAGCACTGTTTTACCTGCAGACTAATTTGCATAATTAGACTTGTGCAGGTATTTGTTTCAGAAATGCAAATTACAATGGTGATTCCATAATTTTTTCCTCTACTTGACATAGAAAAATATGGTGCCATTAATTGCAACAATGTCAGTTTATTTTTTGGAGGTATGTTTTACAAAGCCAGAATGTTCAGCTGTAAGGTGAAATCGTCTTGTGTCATATCTGTGATTTGCTTTTTGGACTACAAAGTAAAACAACTGACTGAACATCCTCCAATAGTAGTGATTTCATATTTTTTGCCAGGGGTTGTAACAATATGACAATGTACTCTTGCTTAATAAACTGTAATAAATCTATTACAATTGTGAGCAGagggataataataataataatcacagcATATTAAGGTTGTACACTATAGAAAGCAAATACCTCTTTTCCAAGAACATTCACATCATGCTCTTGGCTGTGTTCTTCCCTAAAATGATGGTCTTCATGCCTGGCTTTGTGAGCCCAACACATAGCTAATAGCACCAGACTGATACACACGATGTACTTCACTTTCCTCAACATAATGTTTACCTGCGGAAGAAGCAAATTCGGATTAACAGTTAGATAGTATATAATATAGTATATGATGCAATGGGCTCCCATCCAGGAATCCTGGCTTAGTTAGCATCCCTGCAACCCTGGTTAGATAAGTGACTACTGAAAATAAGAGGATGAATGGATAGAATAATATGAGCAACATCTGTAATGAAATGTTGCGTTTTAGTGCAATTTACGCGCAAGTGCCCCTACACGAGGTAATatctgaaaagtaaaacaaaaatatttaacctATCGTAAGTTATATAATGTCTGCATTTACTGTACGTTTCTCATTATTATAACGCCAGACAAAAGCAAACTGTACAGTTAATACAGAGATAGCGTTTCGCATCTTACAATCTACCTCTTGTAACGAAATGTAATCGTAATAATACATGAAagtaaaaatggaaaatatttgCATACCGTATATCTAAGTTCCAGCAATATTAAAACCAGAATACCTTTCTTACAGCAAAATAAAAGTTAGCTTATTGGTGGTTAACTTTCTGTAGCAAAAGCAAAAGATAGGAAAGTTCCATTTCCGTCGAACAACGAAGCGACAGATTTCAAAATAGCAGCAGGCACTTCCCTCAGGCAAACGATTTATACATATAAACTTGCCAACAATCAATTTGCTAAAGACGGTTTAACCTAAATAATGAGCAGTCCTTCAGGAAAATTTAATTAAGCTGCcagtttattaattaaaaagatAATCGTAATTATGGATTTTCCATTTATTTGAACAATAACTGGCATCAGtcaaataaattacatttatgtTTTACGTGCGGGACAAATATCACTCTTCTATGAACGCTACAGTTACCTCATAGCAAGAAGAACTGTATCTTTGCTTACATAACGTATGATGTTTATTTTCAGAGCATATTATGAAAATAAACGTCATACGTTATGGGACTCTTATTTTGAAAAGACACTTCAGCCGTAAATTAGTTAGCGCAGGCGTTCTCATAGCAACTTAGAAAGGTCCAATCAGGATTGCCATAGTTAGCACTGTTTTCTCGCAACATTTGGATACTGTAGAAACAGGGTTGCTGATGAAAAAGTAAAAAGACGAAAGTGAACAAACCGCGGAtccgggttttttttttgttttgggttttttgGATAGTTCAAAAGCAATTGCAAAGTAAGATTTATTAGAACGATCACAGAATCACATATCCCATAAAGAGCAGGTGCCCATTCATTCCCTCAGGCTCAGACCGCAAAAATCAGAACTGCTGCTAAACTGCCTCGGCCTATTACATATTAAGTATTATtgtattaagaacataagaacataagaactatacaaacgagaggaggccattcggcccatcgagctcgcttggggagaacttaactaatagctcagagttgttaaaatcttatctagctctgatttaaaggaacccaaggattcagcttgcactacgttatcaggaagactattccatactctgactacacgctgtgtaaagaagtgcttccttaaatccagtttgaaatgttctcccgctaatttccacctatggccacgagttcttgtatttgaactaatgctgaagtaactattcggttgaacagcatccaaacctgttagaatcttatagacctggatcatgtcccccctcagtctcctttgcttgaggctgaacagatttagctcaaataacctttcctcgtatgacattcctctaagaccaggaatcattcttgtggccctacgctgcaccttttctaaggccgctatgtcctttttaagatatggtgaccaaacctgtacacaatattctaggtgaggtctcaccaaggaattgtataatcttagcattacctcccttgacttaaactccacacacctggagatgtaccccaacatcctattggccttttttattgcttccccacactggcgagaatgagacatggaagcatcaacatacacaccaaggtctttctcataatcagctacctttatttcagtaggtcccataaaatacctgtactttatatttctgctccctacatggagtaccttacatttgtctatgttaaatttcatctgccaggtgtcagcccagtcactaattaaattaagatcccgctgtagctgctgagccgctagttcagtatctgctacaccacccaccttggtgtcatctgcaaatttcaccagtttactgtatatattggtgtctatatcatttatgtaaattaggaacaaaagt
The Paramormyrops kingsleyae isolate MSU_618 chromosome 13, PKINGS_0.4, whole genome shotgun sequence DNA segment above includes these coding regions:
- the rcn2 gene encoding reticulocalbin-2, translated to MLRKVKYIVCISLVLLAMCWAHKARHEDHHFREEHSQEHDVNVLGKEKKEEVTKLSPAEQRKKLVEIVKKIDTNSDMRLSADEVTLWIQKVYRQYALEDAEERFPEFDTNGDGLISWDEYNRFVHDNPIDFDERKIPEDPEEESLRFLHLKEKKRFDHADSDGIPGLNLTEFLAFTHPSEVDHMADYTIEDVLHEYDKDRNGLISLEEFLGDIRTNADDKPSQWEVDETVRFKELYDQDKDGQLNREEQLRWVAPNSYVSAREEAVHLIKEMDQNGDEMLSQTEILDNQQTFMNSEVTDYGRQLHMAHDEL